The Ignicoccus islandicus DSM 13165 sequence ATACCGTTAACGTACTTAATGCTCTTGATTACTGAATTAGGAGGGATAGTGCCTAACGCCGTTTTGCATGGTGTGATAAATGCTATTTTACCACTAGAATACGTTGCGTTAACGAGCGTTCCAGACGTGCTAAGACCCCCAGCGGGTTTAGGAGGAGCAATACCTTGGTTTGTCGCAATCGTTCTAGTAAAGGCCTTCAGTAGACTTTCGAGCCGGGCTTCACCTCTTCAACGGGTGCAATGAATACAGGCTTGCTACCCTCTTCTTCCTCAGCCATCAAAACCATTCCTTGAGATTCGAGATTAGCCATCTTCTTGGGCTTCAAGTTAGCAACGACCACTACAGTCCTACCGATTAATTCTTCCGGTTTATACCATTTCTTTATACCACTTAGAATTTGTCTCTTCCCAAGCGGTCCGAGGTCCACCACCAACTTTAACAGCTTCCTTGAATTGGGAACGTCCTCTGCTTCCACTATCTTACCTACCCTCAAATCAATTTTCGAGAAGGTCTCGAAGTCTACGTACTCCATT is a genomic window containing:
- the metG gene encoding methionine--tRNA ligase subunit beta; the protein is MEYVDFETFSKIDLRVGKIVEAEDVPNSRKLLKLVVDLGPLGKRQILSGIKKWYKPEELIGRTVVVVANLKPKKMANLESQGMVLMAEEEEGSKPVFIAPVEEVKPGSKVY